The following coding sequences are from one Mycobacterium bourgelatii window:
- a CDS encoding aromatic ring-hydroxylating oxygenase subunit alpha has protein sequence MDRDQLIDLTRRALKLARDNTTDLAEKQHTVDAREYTSRERHERDRAMLMSSPQLVGYASELPGPGSYCTKTVMGRSILLTRTTDGTVKAFDNVCLHRQSQVVTGCGTAKRFTCPYHSWTYDNTGRLVGVPGREGFPDVTLKSDGLTELPATEFAGFLWIALNPGTHLDVAAHLGDLADELDSWGIGRWSPLGEKVLDSPINWKLAVDTFAENYHFATVHRQTFATIARSNCTVFDSYGPHHRLIFPLNAILGLEDVPEDKWDPFQNMVVIYALFPNIVISVTIANGELFRVYPGTEPGRSITVHQNSTPLDLSDESVAAGAQAVFEYAHATVRDEDYRLVEALQANLESGAREKLVFGRNEPGLQHRHMAWEEALSRL, from the coding sequence ATGGATCGCGACCAACTCATCGACCTCACCCGGCGGGCCCTGAAGCTGGCTCGCGACAACACCACCGACCTCGCCGAAAAACAACACACGGTCGACGCGCGCGAGTACACGTCGCGGGAAAGACACGAACGCGATCGGGCGATGTTGATGTCCAGCCCGCAACTGGTCGGCTACGCGTCGGAACTACCGGGACCCGGGAGCTACTGCACCAAGACGGTCATGGGCCGTTCCATCCTGCTCACCCGCACGACCGACGGAACGGTGAAGGCTTTCGACAACGTCTGCCTGCACCGGCAATCGCAAGTCGTGACGGGGTGCGGCACCGCGAAGCGATTCACCTGCCCCTACCACTCGTGGACCTACGACAACACCGGGCGATTGGTGGGAGTTCCGGGGCGGGAGGGATTTCCCGACGTCACGCTGAAGTCCGACGGATTGACCGAACTCCCGGCCACGGAGTTCGCCGGATTCCTTTGGATAGCACTGAATCCGGGCACCCATCTCGACGTCGCGGCACACTTGGGCGACCTCGCCGACGAGCTCGACTCGTGGGGCATCGGCCGCTGGTCTCCGCTCGGCGAGAAGGTCCTCGACTCCCCCATCAACTGGAAGCTGGCCGTCGACACGTTCGCCGAGAACTATCACTTCGCCACCGTGCACCGGCAGACCTTCGCCACCATCGCGCGGAGCAACTGCACGGTCTTCGACTCGTACGGCCCGCACCACCGCTTGATCTTCCCGCTCAACGCCATCCTCGGCCTCGAGGACGTGCCCGAGGACAAGTGGGACCCGTTCCAGAACATGGTGGTGATCTACGCCCTGTTCCCCAACATCGTCATATCGGTGACGATCGCCAACGGCGAACTGTTCCGGGTTTATCCCGGAACCGAACCCGGCAGATCCATTACCGTGCACCAGAACTCGACGCCGTTGGACCTGTCGGACGAGTCGGTGGCCGCCGGCGCCCAAGCCGTATTCGAATACGCCCACGCCACCGTTCGCGATGAGGACTATCGGCTCGTCGAAGCCCTGCAGGCAAACCTCGAATCCGGTGCGCGCGAAAAGCTGGTTTTCGGCCGCAACGAACCGGGGTTGCAGCATCGACACATGGCTTGGGAGGAAGCGCTGTCAAGACTCTGA
- a CDS encoding MaoC family dehydratase translates to MTSVDLDWNALSVPVDLPEVTDEITYQRVVENAGATWDYFPGHFDPAYAQSQGNPTIYVNTMHLAGFADRIATDWAGPGSRVVRRSMRLTGSIYAGDTMVGRGRAVAKRCDTTVDPPRYLVDLQIEVTNQHGALCCPVEITLQLPEPR, encoded by the coding sequence ATGACGTCGGTGGATCTCGATTGGAATGCTCTGAGCGTACCTGTTGACCTGCCCGAGGTCACCGACGAAATCACTTATCAACGCGTGGTGGAAAACGCCGGAGCGACTTGGGACTACTTTCCCGGCCATTTCGATCCCGCCTATGCCCAAAGTCAAGGCAACCCAACTATTTACGTCAACACCATGCACCTGGCGGGGTTCGCCGACCGCATCGCGACCGACTGGGCGGGCCCGGGCAGTCGCGTGGTGCGTCGGTCCATGCGGTTGACAGGCTCCATCTATGCGGGCGACACCATGGTTGGCCGGGGTAGGGCGGTGGCCAAGCGATGCGACACCACCGTCGATCCGCCGCGCTACCTGGTCGATCTCCAGATCGAAGTGACCAACCAGCACGGCGCTTTGTGCTGCCCGGTCGAGATCACTCTGCAGCTGCCCGAACCCCGTTGA
- a CDS encoding aromatic ring-hydroxylating oxygenase subunit alpha encodes MLKIVKIEPRRRTGELVTDTVSDSIDPSEREFGPAGIALSKYRFPTGWFIVAFASDLGAGEVKRVHYFGEELVLFRTASGQVHALDAYCQHLGANMGVGGTVEGEHIVCPWHGWQWRGDGTNALIPYSKIGCKNNVRIRTYPVTEWYGFILVWHERHGRPPYWQPPVLPELETDEYYPLHPHTRMVNRVKVHAQMIIENAADPYHVQYVHKAANPANTASFEVSGYHLHATVNANFGGGRAKTWLTPNGPVDAKIIYDNYSLGLGIVRFPSELVATVQVTGQTPVDEDYTDYFYTQASIREPGDTGDVPTGRAARFLALQQEVIKQDFFTWENMKYLEKPNLAPEEAHDYAALRRWAHRFYPGKEPSPDDFGYTPEGQPDPAAAHA; translated from the coding sequence ATGCTTAAAATAGTAAAAATAGAGCCAAGACGTCGAACCGGAGAGCTCGTGACGGACACCGTTTCTGATTCCATAGACCCGTCGGAACGTGAGTTCGGGCCGGCGGGCATCGCGCTGTCGAAGTACCGCTTTCCGACGGGGTGGTTCATCGTCGCCTTCGCCTCCGATCTGGGCGCCGGAGAAGTCAAGCGCGTGCACTACTTCGGCGAGGAATTGGTGCTGTTTCGCACCGCATCCGGCCAGGTGCACGCGCTGGACGCCTACTGCCAACATCTCGGTGCCAACATGGGCGTGGGCGGGACGGTGGAGGGCGAGCACATCGTTTGCCCGTGGCACGGATGGCAGTGGCGTGGCGACGGCACCAACGCCCTGATCCCGTACAGCAAGATCGGCTGCAAGAACAACGTCCGCATCCGGACCTATCCCGTGACGGAGTGGTACGGCTTCATCCTGGTTTGGCACGAGCGCCACGGCCGCCCGCCGTACTGGCAGCCGCCTGTGCTGCCCGAACTCGAGACCGACGAGTACTACCCGCTGCACCCGCACACCCGGATGGTCAACCGGGTCAAGGTGCATGCGCAGATGATCATCGAGAACGCCGCCGACCCGTACCACGTCCAGTACGTGCACAAGGCCGCCAACCCCGCCAACACCGCCTCGTTCGAAGTCTCCGGCTATCACCTGCACGCGACCGTCAACGCCAATTTCGGAGGCGGCCGGGCGAAGACTTGGTTGACGCCCAACGGACCGGTCGACGCCAAGATCATCTACGACAACTACTCACTGGGACTGGGCATCGTGCGCTTTCCCAGCGAGCTGGTGGCCACCGTCCAGGTCACCGGGCAGACACCGGTCGACGAGGACTACACCGACTACTTCTACACCCAGGCCTCCATCCGCGAGCCCGGCGACACCGGCGATGTGCCCACCGGACGTGCCGCCAGGTTCCTTGCACTGCAACAAGAGGTCATCAAACAGGACTTCTTCACCTGGGAGAACATGAAATACCTGGAGAAGCCCAATCTGGCGCCCGAGGAGGCGCACGACTATGCGGCTCTGCGCCGTTGGGCGCATCGCTTCTATCCTGGTAAAGAGCCATCGCCCGACGACTTTGGTTATACCCCCGAAGGCCAGCCCGACCCCGCTGCCGCGCACGCCTAA
- a CDS encoding ferredoxin, with product MRVIVDADMCEANGFCESIAPDIFVLGDEDVVQIADGPVPPDREIDVRAAVDQCPRAALRIVE from the coding sequence ATGCGGGTAATTGTCGACGCGGACATGTGCGAGGCCAACGGTTTCTGCGAATCGATCGCCCCGGACATTTTCGTATTGGGTGACGAGGACGTAGTGCAGATCGCCGACGGTCCGGTGCCGCCGGATAGGGAGATCGACGTCCGCGCCGCGGTGGACCAGTGCCCCAGAGCGGCCCTGCGGATCGTCGAGTAG
- a CDS encoding aldehyde dehydrogenase, which yields MAENPHRSYDELFIGGRWRKPSTTERLAVISPHSEEPIGHVPAAGPADIEAAITAARTAFDHGPWPRMEPQQRMRKIEGLAAIYGRQLDAMADLITAEMGSPRSFSRLGQAAGAASMIHLALAVARDFPWAERRQGVLGEAHLRRAPVGVVGAIVPWNVPQCLIMPKLIPALIAGCSVVLKPAPETPLDALWLAEMIEQADLPEGVVSVVTGGPDVGEALVRHPAVDKIAFTGSSATGRRIAAICGEQLKRVSLELGGKSAAIILDDADLDKTVAGLKTAGLMNNGQACVAQTRILVSERRHDEVVDALADMMSALHVGDPSEEKTDIGPLVAQRQQRRVQDYIRSGQQEGARLVVGGDDRPVERGWYVRPTLFTDATNDMRIAREEIFGPVLTVLTYQDEDDAVRIANDSDYGLAGSVWTADTAHGLDIASRVRTGTYGINMYMLDISTPFGGFKHSGIGREFGPEGLDEYVELQAVICNGKMPPLNGVRAAAE from the coding sequence ATGGCGGAGAATCCCCACCGTTCGTACGACGAACTGTTCATCGGTGGACGTTGGCGCAAACCCAGCACGACAGAACGACTTGCCGTCATCTCCCCACATTCCGAAGAGCCGATCGGCCATGTCCCGGCTGCGGGGCCAGCGGATATCGAGGCCGCCATCACCGCTGCCCGCACCGCGTTCGATCACGGGCCCTGGCCGCGGATGGAACCGCAACAGCGCATGCGCAAGATCGAGGGGCTAGCCGCGATTTACGGACGCCAGCTCGACGCCATGGCCGACCTGATCACCGCCGAAATGGGCTCACCACGCAGTTTCAGCAGGTTGGGCCAAGCGGCCGGGGCGGCTTCGATGATCCATCTGGCCTTGGCAGTGGCCCGCGACTTTCCCTGGGCAGAACGACGTCAGGGCGTGCTTGGTGAGGCGCACCTCCGCCGGGCGCCCGTGGGCGTGGTGGGTGCGATCGTGCCGTGGAACGTGCCGCAATGCCTGATCATGCCCAAACTCATTCCCGCGCTCATCGCCGGCTGCTCGGTGGTGCTCAAACCAGCGCCCGAAACGCCTTTGGACGCTTTGTGGTTGGCCGAGATGATCGAACAGGCCGACCTGCCCGAAGGTGTGGTTTCGGTGGTCACCGGCGGTCCGGACGTTGGCGAAGCACTGGTGCGCCACCCGGCGGTGGACAAGATCGCGTTCACCGGCTCCAGTGCGACCGGGCGGCGCATCGCCGCAATCTGCGGAGAGCAGCTGAAGCGGGTGAGCCTGGAATTGGGCGGCAAATCGGCAGCGATCATCCTCGACGACGCGGACCTCGACAAGACCGTCGCCGGTCTCAAGACCGCGGGGCTGATGAACAACGGCCAGGCCTGTGTTGCGCAGACCCGCATCCTGGTCAGCGAACGCCGCCACGACGAGGTCGTCGACGCGCTGGCCGACATGATGTCGGCACTGCACGTCGGTGATCCATCCGAGGAGAAGACCGACATCGGACCCCTTGTCGCACAACGGCAACAACGTCGGGTGCAGGACTACATCCGCTCCGGCCAGCAGGAGGGCGCACGCCTCGTCGTCGGCGGTGACGACCGCCCGGTGGAACGCGGCTGGTATGTGCGCCCAACCCTTTTCACCGACGCCACCAACGACATGCGGATCGCGCGGGAGGAGATTTTCGGCCCGGTCCTGACGGTGCTTACCTACCAGGACGAAGACGACGCCGTCCGGATCGCCAACGACAGCGACTACGGCTTGGCCGGTTCGGTCTGGACCGCCGATACCGCCCACGGCTTGGATATCGCAAGCCGGGTGCGGACCGGCACCTACGGCATCAACATGTACATGCTCGACATCAGCACGCCATTCGGCGGATTCAAGCATTCGGGCATCGGACGCGAATTCGGACCGGAGGGCCTCGACGAGTACGTTGAACTGCAGGCCGTGATCTGCAACGGAAAAATGCCGCCGCTCAACGGGGTTCGGGCAGCTGCAGAGTGA
- a CDS encoding lipocalin-like domain-containing protein, producing the protein MTDDWRSYPFHLVPGDESLQFPAAEGEHPDQESDTWFIAGQLDAPDTGRSFAFLTIFNKNRPGGSVVADFYTMALFDLDTGEYGTYTDYDMPPASIQPGAEPKLAAATGYLDLVYRSDAGAVSWTTCRDEAGELLPYTYRVSLVGTDQAGQSMELDLSVTPTRAPTPLGASTYNGKIACFGQDDTYSYFQTGMVMTGRLRWGARSERVRGTAGHVDRQWFPKYAGGGTGEPPRTRSHEWRTINFDNGVDMSIWRQFHRADGNALQRFTGITTSHPNSAKPPECAEDFEVTVDSYVRWPDSIRPLIRPPTSARYLPDGHRITCAALGLDIVGEPLVPAPAHGLPIEYMEGPYRYRGSLAGQPVSAFAFNERSLALYRDWELVDVLATELPDVADELRPLVSSGRRAEAAELLTKLRPGQQALAATIIDDLVTALSES; encoded by the coding sequence TTGACTGACGATTGGCGCAGTTACCCTTTTCATCTGGTTCCTGGCGATGAGTCGCTGCAGTTTCCCGCTGCCGAGGGCGAACACCCGGACCAGGAGTCCGATACCTGGTTCATCGCGGGCCAGCTTGACGCCCCCGATACCGGTCGGTCCTTCGCCTTCCTGACGATCTTCAACAAGAACCGGCCCGGGGGTTCGGTGGTGGCCGACTTCTACACCATGGCGTTATTCGATTTGGACACCGGCGAATACGGGACCTACACCGATTACGACATGCCGCCGGCCAGCATCCAGCCGGGTGCAGAGCCGAAGTTGGCCGCCGCGACGGGTTACCTCGATCTCGTCTACCGAAGTGACGCCGGAGCCGTGTCGTGGACCACCTGCCGCGACGAGGCTGGGGAACTGCTGCCCTACACCTACCGCGTCAGCCTGGTCGGGACGGACCAGGCCGGGCAATCAATGGAGTTGGACCTTTCGGTTACCCCGACGCGGGCGCCGACGCCATTGGGCGCGTCCACCTACAACGGCAAGATCGCCTGTTTCGGCCAAGACGACACCTATTCCTACTTCCAGACCGGCATGGTGATGACTGGAAGGCTGCGCTGGGGCGCCCGATCGGAACGGGTCCGCGGTACCGCCGGACACGTTGACCGGCAATGGTTTCCGAAGTATGCCGGTGGCGGGACGGGCGAACCTCCCCGGACCAGGTCGCACGAATGGCGCACGATCAATTTCGACAACGGCGTCGACATGAGTATCTGGCGCCAATTTCATCGCGCAGACGGCAATGCGCTGCAACGGTTTACCGGAATAACGACGAGTCACCCCAACTCGGCCAAACCGCCGGAGTGTGCCGAGGACTTCGAGGTCACGGTCGACAGCTATGTCCGCTGGCCGGATTCGATCCGCCCGCTGATCCGCCCGCCGACGTCGGCGAGGTATCTGCCGGATGGGCACCGGATCACCTGTGCTGCACTGGGGTTGGACATCGTCGGTGAACCTTTGGTACCGGCGCCCGCACACGGGCTGCCCATCGAATACATGGAAGGCCCGTATCGATACCGGGGTTCCTTGGCTGGGCAGCCGGTGTCGGCGTTCGCCTTCAACGAGCGTTCGCTGGCGCTGTACCGGGATTGGGAACTGGTCGATGTGCTCGCGACGGAGTTGCCCGACGTTGCCGACGAACTCAGGCCACTGGTGTCGTCCGGCCGGCGAGCCGAGGCTGCGGAGTTGTTGACGAAACTACGCCCCGGCCAACAAGCCCTGGCGGCGACCATCATCGACGACCTGGTGACCGCGCTGTCAGAGTCTTGA
- a CDS encoding FAS1-like dehydratase domain-containing protein: MHVDRGLSYQLAFGSYEDALRMVGTAGEPRTAATAVSGARIQLFASLVRDGNRSYWDAEYARQQWGGLLAPPALLMGWLVPPPWQPGGRPPAASLALRVPLPGTTFINAANDVELLQPIIEGDLLTAVEELVSVSPEKRTRLGVGHFVETLETYRRQDGAVVARSRNTLFRFTPEASS; encoded by the coding sequence ATGCACGTGGACCGCGGCCTGAGTTACCAACTGGCGTTCGGTAGCTACGAGGATGCGTTGCGGATGGTCGGCACCGCGGGCGAACCGCGCACCGCGGCGACGGCGGTCAGCGGCGCGCGCATCCAGCTGTTCGCCTCGTTGGTACGTGACGGGAATCGTTCGTACTGGGACGCCGAGTATGCGCGGCAACAGTGGGGCGGTTTGCTGGCACCGCCGGCCTTGTTGATGGGATGGCTGGTTCCTCCGCCTTGGCAGCCGGGTGGGCGTCCGCCGGCGGCATCGCTCGCGCTACGGGTGCCGTTGCCGGGTACGACGTTCATCAACGCGGCCAACGATGTCGAGTTGCTGCAGCCCATCATCGAGGGGGATCTGCTCACGGCGGTCGAGGAGTTGGTCTCGGTGTCGCCGGAGAAGCGGACCCGTCTCGGTGTCGGACACTTCGTCGAGACGTTGGAGACATATCGCCGCCAGGATGGCGCGGTGGTGGCCAGGTCTCGAAACACGTTGTTCCGCTTCACTCCTGAGGCGTCGTCATGA
- a CDS encoding nuclear transport factor 2 family protein, which yields MTMTYQEHQMLHAATGRAAILDLTARHNRAYSAGDRDAWIATFRHSGATFIRDGETFTDLRAAFDGGNGQRLVSVDHEIHVDGVNATQRCVVVLYAKVYDETTLRATGTSSDRLIYERGGWYFTSRELQWDSVPSAHPVM from the coding sequence ATGACCATGACCTACCAGGAACACCAGATGCTGCATGCCGCCACGGGGCGCGCCGCCATCTTGGACCTGACCGCCCGACACAACAGGGCCTACTCCGCTGGCGACCGCGACGCGTGGATCGCCACCTTCCGTCACTCCGGCGCCACTTTCATCCGAGATGGCGAGACATTCACCGATTTGCGTGCGGCTTTCGACGGCGGCAATGGGCAGCGCCTGGTCAGTGTCGACCACGAGATCCACGTCGACGGGGTCAATGCGACGCAACGGTGCGTTGTCGTGCTGTACGCCAAGGTGTATGACGAAACGACGCTGCGAGCCACCGGGACGTCCTCCGATCGGCTGATCTATGAGCGCGGCGGTTGGTACTTCACATCCCGTGAACTCCAATGGGATTCGGTGCCGAGCGCCCATCCGGTGATGTGA
- a CDS encoding DUF1906 domain-containing protein: protein MPVSRRDVLKFAAATPGLLGLGVAAASVYPAPASAALGTLLDYAAGVIPASEIRAAGASGAIRYVSDRRPGGDWMLGKPIQFAEAQDLAGNGLKIVSNYQFGKGSTSDWLGGAAAGIQHAKRGAELHAAAGGPAGAPIYVSIDDNPSVEQYKNQVLPYLRAWESVIGHQRTGVYANSKTIDWALNDGVGSYFWQHNWGSPKGYTHPAAHLHQVEIDKRKVGGIGVDVNEILKPQFGQWI, encoded by the coding sequence GTGCCGGTGTCCCGACGTGACGTGTTGAAGTTCGCCGCGGCGACGCCGGGCCTGCTGGGCCTGGGTGTCGCCGCGGCCTCGGTGTACCCCGCACCGGCGTCGGCGGCCCTCGGCACCTTGTTGGACTACGCGGCCGGGGTCATCCCCGCAAGTGAAATCAGGGCAGCCGGCGCGTCAGGCGCGATCCGATACGTGTCGGACCGGAGGCCGGGGGGCGACTGGATGCTCGGCAAGCCGATCCAATTCGCCGAAGCGCAGGACCTGGCCGGCAACGGACTCAAGATCGTCTCCAACTACCAGTTCGGAAAAGGGAGCACGTCGGACTGGCTGGGCGGCGCCGCCGCCGGGATTCAGCACGCCAAACGGGGTGCGGAACTCCACGCCGCCGCCGGTGGACCCGCCGGCGCCCCGATTTACGTGTCAATCGACGACAACCCGTCGGTCGAGCAATACAAGAACCAGGTCCTGCCGTATTTGCGGGCCTGGGAATCAGTGATCGGGCACCAGCGGACTGGCGTCTACGCCAACTCCAAGACCATCGACTGGGCCTTGAACGACGGCGTGGGCTCCTACTTCTGGCAGCACAACTGGGGCTCGCCCAAGGGCTACACCCACCCGGCCGCCCACCTGCACCAGGTCGAGATCGACAAGCGCAAGGTCGGTGGCATCGGCGTGGACGTCAACGAAATCTTGAAGCCGCAATTTGGGCAGTGGATCTAG
- a CDS encoding AMP-binding protein: protein MSGPLGPADFGVERFTVPAVLDRRAEQHPDRVMMSIAGTDITFEQMRQRSLVAVKLLGEWGIGRGDCVALFSGTCPEWVYLWLGAARIGALSAAVNAANKGDFLLHNLRLSQAKVIFTDAQRRPRLDEVLDRLDTVATVVTPEDWPDIPGAEVVQAAEPEAVGALFFTSGTTGPSKAVATSWHYLFTVAATAASAWEFAPGETLWTAMPLFHLSAAPSVLAPMLIGGTTVLADAFHPTEVWDDVRVRGAVGFFGAGAMVSMLQSLPPDQRDADLPLRFISAAPIDAKAYREIEKRYGCRIVTMYGMTEAFPIAVKGVAEDGVPGTSGRLNPNFDVRIVDEDGSPVPAGAVGEIACRPRYPHVMSEGYVGDRLQVHRHDEWFRTGDLGRVDADANLTYVDRVKDSLRRRGENVSSVEVEKVVMDHPAVAEAAAVAVASDVGEDDILIVLTLRPGATLDSADLLDFCAARMPYFCVPRYVDIVDELPRNGIGRIRKDLLRARGLSPAAWDREDHGYVVSR from the coding sequence ATGAGCGGACCCTTGGGTCCCGCCGACTTCGGCGTCGAGCGATTCACCGTACCGGCGGTGCTTGATCGCAGAGCCGAGCAGCATCCCGACCGGGTGATGATGTCGATCGCCGGCACCGATATCACCTTCGAGCAGATGCGGCAGCGGTCTCTCGTGGCGGTAAAACTGTTGGGCGAGTGGGGTATCGGTCGCGGCGACTGCGTGGCGCTGTTCTCCGGCACCTGTCCGGAATGGGTCTACCTTTGGCTGGGTGCGGCGCGGATCGGCGCGTTGAGCGCGGCGGTCAACGCCGCCAACAAGGGTGACTTCCTGCTGCACAACCTTCGGCTGTCGCAAGCCAAGGTGATCTTCACCGACGCACAGCGGCGCCCACGCCTCGACGAAGTTCTTGACAGGCTCGACACCGTGGCAACCGTTGTGACGCCGGAGGATTGGCCAGACATCCCTGGCGCTGAGGTAGTCCAGGCCGCCGAGCCTGAAGCCGTCGGCGCGCTGTTCTTCACCTCCGGCACCACCGGACCGTCGAAAGCGGTTGCCACGTCATGGCATTACCTGTTCACAGTGGCCGCAACCGCTGCCTCGGCCTGGGAATTCGCCCCTGGTGAGACACTGTGGACGGCGATGCCCCTGTTCCATTTGAGCGCCGCACCCAGCGTGCTGGCGCCGATGCTGATCGGCGGAACAACGGTGCTAGCGGATGCTTTCCATCCGACCGAGGTGTGGGATGACGTGCGTGTTCGCGGTGCCGTCGGCTTCTTCGGCGCCGGTGCCATGGTGTCGATGCTGCAAAGCCTGCCACCGGATCAGCGGGACGCGGACCTGCCGCTGCGGTTCATCTCCGCGGCACCGATCGACGCCAAGGCCTACCGCGAGATCGAAAAGCGTTATGGCTGCCGCATTGTGACGATGTACGGGATGACCGAAGCCTTTCCCATCGCCGTCAAGGGTGTTGCCGAAGACGGCGTGCCCGGAACATCTGGACGTCTCAACCCGAACTTCGACGTGCGGATCGTCGACGAGGACGGGTCCCCGGTCCCGGCCGGGGCTGTCGGCGAAATCGCCTGTCGGCCGAGGTATCCACACGTAATGAGTGAAGGCTACGTCGGTGACCGGTTACAGGTGCACCGCCACGATGAGTGGTTTCGCACCGGGGACCTGGGCCGAGTCGATGCGGATGCGAACCTGACCTACGTGGACCGCGTCAAGGATTCGCTGCGCCGGCGCGGTGAGAACGTCTCCTCGGTAGAAGTCGAGAAGGTCGTCATGGACCACCCTGCCGTGGCCGAAGCCGCCGCCGTCGCCGTCGCCAGCGATGTGGGTGAGGACGACATCTTGATAGTCCTGACATTGCGCCCCGGCGCCACACTGGATTCCGCGGACTTGCTGGACTTCTGTGCCGCCCGCATGCCGTACTTCTGCGTCCCGCGCTACGTCGACATCGTCGACGAACTTCCCAGAAACGGCATCGGACGGATACGCAAAGACCTGCTGCGTGCCCGAGGTCTCAGCCCCGCCGCGTGGGATCGTGAAGATCACGGATACGTCGTCAGTCGGTGA